The Pseudorasbora parva isolate DD20220531a chromosome 25, ASM2467924v1, whole genome shotgun sequence genome segment tatattcaacattttaaaaaattcaaattcagaactatgtaaaatgcaacataatattcaattttgttagattacacttgtcaataattcagatttatacaattcaaattcagatcatttagtcatatttctagctccataaaAATTTGTATGTATTGAGGACAGTTCTAAATAAAAACTAACATGCATTTTGCATGAtctctcttattttgttaaaagtaTTCACATTTTCAGATTCTGCAAATggtattgtgtgtgtatataggctatatataaagTTCATCTATATATGtctttatatatttatgatgTTATACAAAAGTTGAATTGATCTTAAacctaaagggttagttaacccaaaaatgaaattgatgtcattaatgacgcACCCTAATGTCCTTCCACgcccgtaagaccttcattcatcatcggagcacagtttaagatattttgttttttagtcccagagcataatgcagtcaatgcccactttctgtccatgtccagaaaggttataaaaacatcatcaaagtagtccatatgtgacaccAGTTAGTTGattagtctcttgaagcatcgaaaatacattttggtccaaaaatatcaaaaacttagcctgacaagccaaacCCACATGAAGATGTtttgcaaattaaatttgctgccgctagggtgcgtctagatttctaggctatcaaaaactacgactttattcagcattgtcttctccatgtgcctccaaaaagaatcaaacggttaatgaatcagtgaatcgatcaatgattcgggtcgccaatgtcacgtgatttcagcagtttggcgagtgggcattgactgcattatgtTCTAGgaggactaaaatataaaatatattaaactgttccgatgatgaacgaaggtcttacgggtgtggaaggacattagggtgagtcattaatgacatcaatttcatttttgggtgaactaaccctttaagcccaAAACTTAATGCaggaaataaaacattaaattgttCACCCCTTTCCTTTCCGTATTCTTCTAATAATCTGGCCGctgaaataacattttaatgtttcAACAGCTTGGCCTAGCCTGGCATTTTCAAACCCGTGAATAGACCTTATTCAGAGCAGCGCAATGACAGGTATGAAAGCGAGGCTGTGACGGATAAATTAACCATGTTTTCAGGCCTCTGCTGTAAAAAGCTCTTAGATCACTTCTCATTTTCCTCAGATCGTGTTGTCTGGAGTTTTTTTGTCTACTGAAATTTCTTGGAAAGATATGTTTGCAGTGTTTagcacaaaaacacattaaataacaGTGCAACCCACTGAAGAGATCAATGTCTATCCCTCACGGCCTCGCTTTCATTCCAGTTAAAAATGAATGATGGTGCTGCTGTGAATGAGGACTATAGATCCGAACCACCAGACTTCTTCTCTGTGAAACTGTTTATAAGCATACTGGGCTTTGCCGCTGTCTTATTGCTTTGTTCTGGCATGAATATTCTTGTACTTGCATGTCAGCAGATGTTTGAAGGTGTTCTTGAAGGTGACATTGCAAAGGGCATAGCAAGCGGGGTTAACCGTGCTGTTTATGTAGCAGAGCCAGTAGCCAAAGATCCACATTGTGTTTGGAATACAGACCGAGCAAAAAGTGTTGATGAGTACCATGACATTGTAGGGAGTCCATGTGGCTGCAAACGCCACCAGAATGGCCATAATGGTCCTTGTCACCTTCTTCTCGCGTGAGGATAAACTCTTCCTCTTCTGATACCGTGGCATGGGAATCTTCTGCGACACCAGACTCAGCCTTTCCTTCCCGTTGGTCATGCCCTGGCTTCCGCTGTTGGGTTTATAGGTGTTTTGCAGGTCCTTTTGGGATGCTGTTCTGAAGCAAGTAAATCTGACGCAACTTCCTGCGGGCAGCGGAGCTGAATGGGTCTGACGGCTTCTGTTGTCACCGTTAGTGCTTATAGATACGGCCTCCTCATCCCGGTGGTTTGAAGCGAGCACACTTTCGGATATAGAGTCGTTCTCACTCTCCCGTTCTTCTCCTGCAGGTGGGTACAATATATTTTCAGTTAGATCATAGATGAAAACAAGATTTAACTATATATGGTTCAGATAAGTGGGTATGATCTGCTGCCAAGATCCAAAAAAGACCATAAAAgtagttaaagctacactgtgtgatattttctcccatctagtggtgaaggggtatatgaccatccagtgaataatagtttctgttcctctcaattttgatttcgttttaactcctacggtggcctatTTAGTCTAAGATTAACATGACAAtctccctcttcacattcgacatggtgccatcgagtgttaaaacgcgaaaggcgaagcttgaatttatgggcatgtccctctttggctaatgtactttcaagatggaggggcaacatggcgaccagcattcgaacccctcacccgtatgtattttcagtggcatattataaacgtacgagaatactttataacttgaaagaagtaaatatacattaatgagcacatatatttttgaaagaactaagtgtttttagctaagagtaaaaaaacaaaagttaCAAAGTGTAGCTTtgaaggtttagttcacccaaaaatgaaattgatgtcattaatgactcaccctaatgtcgttccacacccgtaagacctccgttcatcatcggaacacactttaagattatttattttttagtcccagtgcatatgcagtcaatgcacactttactgtccatgtccagaaaggggataaaaacatcatcaaagtagtccatatgtgacatcagttagttgattagagtctcttgaagcatcgaaaatacattttggttcaaaaatatcaaaaactacgactattttaaaactacgactttattcagcattgtcttgtcttccgtgttcctccaaaaataatcaaatggttaatgaatcagtgaatcgatcaaaaactgctgaaatcacgtgacattggcgacccaaatcattgatcgattcactgattcattaacagTTTGAATgaggaacacagaagagaagacaatgctgaataaagttatttttggaccaaaaggtactattattatttttttaattatgtgtgtgtgtgtgtgtgtgtgtgtgtgtgtgtgtgtgtgtgtgtgtgtgtgtgtgtgtttgtttaaggTGATATCTAAAACAAATATGTAGACCTATATTAACtatatttaatgttatttaaaaatatatatattttatttggaaaAAGAGTGACTTCATAataagcctaaattcaatctgttcaacATATCAACATATAAAGTAATTGTGTCTCTTTAGAAAATTCGAACTGAACATTCAATTAATATGGAgtagttttgggtgaactaaccctttaacaataaTAACACTTCAATCAACAAGTTTGGAAACTTCTCATATAGATTTTTATACttctcttttgtcttttttggaGCCCCTGTTCTCAAGCTTATAAGTACATTGTATAAAGAGTAGTTTGAATAttcttaaaaaatatgtaaGAAAATAAGTAATCTGTAAACAAACCTGTAGTGGCATCTGAAGCACTCTGCCTATATGGAACCATTTCCTCTCCTCCTTGGATTGACATCCTCTCCTTATTGCTCTCAGTTGTGGGTCCAGCCTGTCCTCCATCATTACTAACTCTGGATACTCTCCGAATGCCTCTGCTTTGCACACGACTGCGGCTGGCTTTGGAGATCTGCCAGTACAGTACTGTCATAGTGACGACTGGCAGGTAGAAGGCAGCGATGGCGGTGCCGAAGGTGACTACAGCATTGGAGAAAAACTGGATATAGCACTCGCCTTCAGGAACTGTCCGGTTGCCCGTGATAAACTGCCAGAACAAGATGGCTGGAGCCCAGAGAATGAACGACAGGATCCAAGCTCCTGCGATCATCATGCCTGCCATCTTGTGGGTCCGTTTAACTGGGTAACTGAGAGGTTTGGTGACGCAGAAATATCGGTCGAAGCTGATGATGAGGAGGTTCATAACAGAGGCGTTACTCACCACGTAATCCAGAGCCAACCAGAGGTCGCAGACCAAAGCTCCTAAAGGCCAGTGGCCAGTCACAATGTACACGGTGTAGAGGTTCATGGAGAAAACACCGATGAACAGGTCGGCACATGCTAGACTGAACAGGAAGTAGTTGTTGACTGTCTGGAGGTTCCTGTTGACCTTGATAGAAAGCATAACCAGCACATTGCCAATAATTGTGATCAGACTTAAAGTGCTCAGGCCGAGAATGATGAGAACAATCTCGACAGCTGTGAATGGACTGGCTAGGAAAAAGTCAGTCTTGTTAGCATGGTTGGGGCTTGGAGAAAGAGTTAAGTTGGAATTCTCCATCTTTCATTATCACAGGACAGGCACATCAGAACCTAAGGGTAGAAAAAAGGGTAAAAAGGAatatcattacaaatatttacTGATGTGCTTTCACTTTTCTGAATGTTTTTAAGCAATActagtattgggacaccccctTGAAATctttgaattcaggtgttccaatcacttccatggccacaggtgtataaaatcaagcacttaGGCATGCAggcgcttctacaaacatttgtgaaacaatgggtgaattcaagcgtggtaccgtgataggttgtgCAAAaaaagtccattcgtgaaatttcctactatatattccatggtcaacagttagtggtattataacaaagtggaagcaactgGGAACAACATcaaactcagccacaaagtgttTGGCtaagtaaaatcacagagcaggcTCAGCGCATGCTGAagcgcacagtgtgcagaagggTTGGTCTTTGCCCCTTAGTgtcagtgaaaggaactcttaatgcttcagcataccaatacattttggacaatttcatgctgacaactttgtgggaacagtttggggatggcacTTTCCTGTTTCAACACGAGTTCGCACCAGCgaacaaagcaaggtccataaagacatgttggacgagtttggtgtggaggaacatGAATGGCCTGCACAGAGTGCTGACCTCAACTtgacagaacacctttgggatgaattagagcggtgACTGCGGGCCGGgtcttctcatccaacatcagtgcctgacctcataAATGTGCTTCTataaatggtcaaaaattcccataaacacactcctaaaccatGTGGAATtacttcccagaagagttgaagctgcaAAGGGCCATAGTcaaccctatggattaagaataggatgtcattaaagggttagttcaccaaaaaatgaaattgatgtcattaatgactcaccctaatgtccttccacacccgtaagacttccGTTCCATCATTGAATCATCacagattcctgaggcttttaaaaactcccagcctggttcattactcaaaaccgcaatcatgggtaagactgccgacccgaccctgtctagaaggccatcattgacaccctcaagcgagagggtaagacacagaaagacatttctgaacgaataggctgttcccagagtgctgtatcaaggcacctcagtgagaagtctgtgggaaggaaaaagtgtggcaaaaaacgctgcacaccgagaagaggtgactagaccctgaggaagattgtggagaaggaccgattccagaccttgggggacctgcggaagcagtggactgagtctggagtagaaacatccagagccaccctgcacaggcgtgtgcaggaagtgggctacaggtgccgcattccccaggtcaagacacttttgaaccagaaacagcggcagaagcgcctgacctgggctacagagaagcagcactggactgttgctcaaattttgcatgtcattctgaaatcaaggtgccaaaggtctggaggaagactggggagaaggaaatgccaaaatgcctgaagtccagtgtcaagtacccacagtcagtgatggtctggggtgccatgtcagctgctggtgttggtccactgtgttttatcaagggcagggtcaatgcagctagctatcaggagattttggagcacttcatgcttccatctgctgaaaagctttatggagatgaagatttcgtttttcagcacgacctggcacctgctcacagtgccaaaaccactggtaaatggtttactgaccatggtattactgtgctcaattggcctgccaactctcttgacctgaaccccatagagaatctgtgggatattgtgaagagaaagttgagagacgcaagacccaacactctggatgagcttaaggccgctatcgacgCATCCTGgacctccataacacctcagcagtgccacaggctgatcgcctccatgccacgccgcattgaagcagtcatttctgcaaaagtttcccgaccaagtattgagtgcataaatgaacataattatttgaaggttgactttttttgtattaaaaacacttttcttttattggttggatgaaatatgcaaattttttgagacaggaatttggggttttcatgagctgtatgccaaaatcatcagtattaaaacaataaaagacctgaaatatttcagttggtgtgcaatgaatctaaaatatatgaaagttaaatttttatcattacattgtggaaaataatgaacttgatCACAATATgcgatttttattattattattattattattatttttttttttttttttgagagggACCTGTATatggacactatactgtccatgtcccggaaggtaataaaaaaacatcatcaaagtagtccatatgtgacatcagttggttaattagaatctcttgaagcatcgaaaatacattttggtccaaaaataacaaaagcttcgactttattcagcattgtcttctcttccgggtttgttttctatcctcaaataaatatttgaatgcttatgaatcagcgtattgattcaagAGTTGGAACGCCAATGtaacgtgatttcagcagtttggcatgcgatccgaatcatgaatcaatacgctgattcataatggttcgaagctttgttttgaaatcggcccatcactatataagtcgttatttttattttgttgcgcactaaaactattctcgtcgcttcataaaattattgtagaaccactatggtgagatgggctttgtaatgttgtctttagtgccttttatgggtcttgagaggaaATAACATtgatgtcaatgaaggcctgtcttaGCATAGACCGTGAAGTcagagccatcggatttcaacaaaaatatcttcatttgtgtttcgaagatgaacggaggtcttatgggtgtcgaacgaaatgagggtaattaatgacagaacattggttcaaatactttttttgcataCATTGCATATATTTCTTTGTATCTTCATAAATTTTTGAAATGTTATAACTAaataaactttataaactataatcactggcttccgTTAACGGCCGTACACAAGTCTAGTTCCGGCGGAAGCGTGACCTTTGACCTGACGCATGACGCAGGAGTAGGCTTAGGTAAGAGAAGATGCCTCTCACGGTTTAAACCAATAGGGTTgagcaacaaactcaagctcctccAACATTTCTCTTGAACAATTCTAATCTGGTGTTTTGCTTTGATCTATGGTCTATACTTCCGCGTTCATCAATACGTCATGCGTCGGGTCAGAGATCACTCTTCTGCCGGAACTCAACTCGCATACACCCATTACTGGAAGCCAGGGATTgtactttataaagttatattatggatatttttcttacaataactcatcactttgcttcagaaggcctttattaacaccatgatggatggatgcactttttttgggcTTACTTTAGGATGTTTTTaacataactctgattgtgttcggaTGAAAGAAGAAAGTATACACCTAGAAGGGCTTGAGGCTGAGTAAATTATGgaatcatttaatttttgggtgaactaaccctttaagtgaacaTCAATGCTTTCTTTAAAACGCACAAAAACCCTATTCAAAAGACCACTCCTATCTTTATTGTTCATGATATCCcatcatgagtgtgtgtgtatctttGTGGATGGATCTGTTTGCCAAACATAATTCTCAAACAGAGAGTTCATCATCTGTCAGTATTGTTTATGCTGCCAGATTTCCATTAAGGCAATGGAGAACAGCATCACATTGATGGGCTTGATAATACTGCAGGGAAAACATGGAGCACTGTGATATTATCTGAGATATTTTAATGTAgctggatggaaggaaggactCTGATAGCACATCTTATTTACTGTAGCCAGGAAGGTCTCTTAGGAGCAATAAGCTTATTGCCTTTAGCAGGACAGCATGTACTGTAGGCTACTTAATGCTTCAGTTTGGATCAGTACCAAAAACTGCATTTTGAACACCtggatttaaaaacattttgcagAAAATGGAGCTATAGTTTTATTAAAACGTTTAGTATGTGGTGATTTAAGTGTTTTAAGGCGTTCTATGTGGTTAGCGTGTTACGTGGtggctttgttttttttttaagttgtttgttttttgtaggGCTGGgtaaaatatatagatttttcGATATTAATCCATTCCCATTTTGAAGAACTGATATCAATTGTTAAATCTTGTTCGACCAATGCTGTTTTCAGCATTGCACCTCCAATCTAATCCCCTCCCATCTAATAAATATCAATATGCTTTGTGATTCGTTACATCTTAAATGAAACAAAGTCTTAGCTTTCGAATAATTTCAATTATATTACCAGATTCTAACAATAAATACAGTTTAATGTGGCGATCGATCGCTGTTGTGGCCTCATATCAAGCGAAGCGGCATGTGAACCTTCCTCTATGTAGTTACAGCacgaaataaacatgaatgaacaccTGAAGGTATGTTcaaagatacagtacaacttactgACATGTGTAATGTCTCATGTAATCAATGTTTCAACCGCTGACAGGTCAGTAAAACAGTAAGAACAATGTCACTTTTAAACAACATCACTCACATAATTTACCCCAGAAAAGCATTTCAATTTCCAAAAACTTGTTTGTTATCTAGAAAAATGTAGTCTGAAGAGAAGCATTTTGAGAAATATATGTACGATTGCATATTCATTGTATATTTACTTACCCTGTTCTTCAatatttaatgtgtttgaaTAAATCCTTCATGGTTTTATGACAGCTGCCATTTAAAAACACGAGTAGAAGCATAATTATGTAATTGAGAATTATCATTACGTTATTGTTGTAAAAAGTTATTCATgtgtattttaaatgcaaaccagttaattttgtgaaaatgttaaaaatgtgatagTTTACAACACTGAGAGATATTTTTTCCTACGTGGACTACATGATAGGCCCCAAATTAAGTTGACTTGAATTTAATTGAATTAAATCAAATCCAAATTGAATTTGAATCACAAGCTTGtgaatcaaatcaaataaaaaaaaaaattgtgtcaaAGCACAGCCCTGTAATGTTTTTGGCATGTCACTAGAGATTGCTTTGGTGTTGCTATGCGGTTGCTAAGGTTTGctgggtgatttttttttcttttcttcttttttcttttcttcatgTGGTTGCTGGGGTGTTTTCTGTGCAGTTTCTAAGGTGTTATTAGTGGGTTTTAGCATGTTAGAATTCAGTTGCTGGGTATTCTGAATAGTTTCAATTGGGCATTGCTTTGGTGGTTTCTAtagtgtttgttgttgttgttgttgttgttttttgcatgTAATTGTGGTTACTGAAGTGCTTTGGTGTTCTGAATAGTTGTTAGGGCATTGCTAGTTGGCTGCTAGT includes the following:
- the chrm2b gene encoding muscarinic acetylcholine receptor M2, whose protein sequence is MENSNLTLSPSPNHANKTDFFLASPFTAVEIVLIILGLSTLSLITIIGNVLVMLSIKVNRNLQTVNNYFLFSLACADLFIGVFSMNLYTVYIVTGHWPLGALVCDLWLALDYVVSNASVMNLLIISFDRYFCVTKPLSYPVKRTHKMAGMMIAGAWILSFILWAPAILFWQFITGNRTVPEGECYIQFFSNAVVTFGTAIAAFYLPVVTMTVLYWQISKASRSRVQSRGIRRVSRVSNDGGQAGPTTESNKERMSIQGGEEMVPYRQSASDATTGEERESENDSISESVLASNHRDEEAVSISTNGDNRSRQTHSAPLPAGSCVRFTCFRTASQKDLQNTYKPNSGSQGMTNGKERLSLVSQKIPMPRYQKRKSLSSREKKVTRTIMAILVAFAATWTPYNVMVLINTFCSVCIPNTMWIFGYWLCYINSTVNPACYALCNVTFKNTFKHLLTCKYKNIHARTKQ